From Dehalococcoidales bacterium:
CCGAAGGCGTGACCGATGAGGATGGCTTTCTCTATCTCCAGGTGGTCCATCAGGGCAATGGCATCCCCGGCCAGGGTCTCCAGGGTGTAGGGCTCCTTGGGTAACTCTGTCTGCCCGGCACCGCGGGCGTCGAAGCGGACCACCCGCCCGAGGCCGGCAAGCCATTCCGCCAGTTCGCCCCAGGTCTCGGTAGTGCAGCCGGCACCATTGAATAGAAAGAAGATACGGGACCCCGTCCCGTCCTGCCGGTAGTAGGTGTTCAGTCCGTTCAGAGATACTTCTGGCATGTGAACCTATACCCATGGTAAGCCTGCCCCGCCGGACTGTCAAGGGTTTGACAGTGGTGTGGCAGTGTCATATCATTCAATACAGTTGCTCGATAGCCGGGCAAATCCGGACCAGGAACAGGAGGAAAGAGATGGCACTGACCGCTGATTCCACGATTAGTGAGGTCCTGAAGTCGCGCCCCGATGCCAAGGAGATTATCGCCAGGCACGCCGGGCAGCCGGTGGACGAGAGCCAGCTTGCCATGGCGATGAGTATGTCTCTCCGGCAGGTAGCCGGCTTCATCGGCTGGGGTTCGGACAAGATAGAGGCGGTGTTGAAGGACCTGAACGAGGGTCAGTAGGCCCTTCATCCCGGCAACCCGTTCTTACCTCTGCACGGGCAGGTAATTCTGCCGGTGTGGTCTTTGTTTGCTCTCCGATATGGGGATGAGGTAACCTCACCCTCTATGTTCCCACTCCTTGTTTAAAGGGGATGGGGACACGGCCGCATTCTGTCGTTGCGAGGAAGTCCTTCCCGGAAGGACGACGCGGCAATCTGGCTCCAAGGGGGAGTCCCCCTTGACGTCTTCTGCCCGTCGCTCCAAGGCAAGAGGCATTGATTGCGTCACAGAGACGACACCCTGAGCACTAGACATAACTCTAGAAACAATTCCCCACGCCTGGCCAGCCTCGATTTGTTTCCCGAAATTTCATTATTATCGCCTTGTAGCCTTTGCCTCTCAGTGACTCTCCTCTCGGTTAGGCCCTGACTTCAAGCAACTCGATGAGCACATCCTCCGGTGCCCACAGGAACGATATCTTGATGCCCGGCCGGATTTCCCATATGTCGTCGCGGAACTCCACACCCTTTGCCTTCAGGTCGGTCACGGCCGTTTCGATATCATCGGTCCTTATCCCGAAGTGCTCCAGCCCGCTCACCGTACCCCGCGCCGTTGACACCGGCTTCGCGTCGGCGGACTGCTGCATAATCAGTATCCTCGAACCACTGAGACTGAGCTCCACGCTGACCTGTCCATTGGGGAGCTCTCTTGCATTGACCCTTTCGGCATTGAACATGTCTTCGTAGAACTGGGCTGTCTTCAACGGGTCAGGACTGTACAGGTGAATATGGTCGTACACGTAGTCCGGCATTCGGGCACCTCCTTTTTTATCTGCGGGAAGTCATCTACTCTTCCCTGGCCTTCTTCTGCAACTCGTACAGCCGGGTGAGGGCTTCCAGCGGTGTCAGGGAGTCGATATCCAGCGTTTGAAGTTCCTCGGTGATTGGTGATTTCTGCCCGAAGAGGGGTATCTGCTGGACTGTCTCTTGGGGCTGGCGGCCTTTTCTCTTCGGCGCGGAGCGGCGGCTGTCCCCCTCGAGGTCTTCCAGCACCTCCTGGGCGCGGTGCACTACCGACCGGGGCAGTCCCGCCAGCTTGGCCACGTGTATCCCGTAGCTCTTATCGACCCCGCCGGGCACTATCTTGCGCAGAAAGATGACCTCTCCCTTCTCCTCGGTCACGGCGACGTTGAAGTTCTTGACCCGGGGCAGGAAGCCGGCCAACTCCACCATCTCGTGGTAATGGGTGGCAAAGAGGGTCTTTGCTCCCAGCCGGGGGTAGTTGTGGATGTACTCCGCCACCGCCCGGGCGATGGACAGGCCGTCATAGGTGCTGGTGCCCCGCCCGATTTCGTCCAGTATCAGTAACGAGCGCCTGGTAGCGTTGTTCAGGATGTTGGCCGTCTCCACCATCTCCATCATGAAGGTGGACTGCCCCGAAGTAATGTCCTCACGCGCACCAATCCGCGTGAAGATGCGGTCTACCACGCCGATGGTGGCCGAGTCCGCCGGGACGAAGCTGCCGACCTGCGCCAGTAGCACAATCAGGGCGACCTGTCTCAGGTAGGTCGATTTCCCGGCCATGTTCGGCCCGGTAAGGATTATTAGCTGGGCATCACGGTTGGAGAGGTAGGTGTCGTTGGGTACGAAGGCGCCGTCGCTGAGGGTCCTCTCAACCACGGGGTGGCGTCCCTGCATGATGATTACTTCTTCGCCCGTGGTCAGTTCCGGCCGGGTGTAGCCATAGCGGACAGCGACCTCGGCGAGACCGCAGAAAGCGTCGGCGTGAGCAATTGCCCCGGCCACGGCCAGGATTGCCTCACTGGCGGCGGCCACCTGCTGGCACACCCTGCGGAAGATGCTGCTTTCAAGCTCAGTAATCCGCTCCCGAGCATTGAGGATAGTTGATTCGTACTCCTTCAACTCCGGCGTGAAGTACCGCTCGCCGTTGACCAGCGTCTGCTTGCGGATGTACGTCTCCGGCACCTGGGAGAGGTTGGCCTTTGACACCTCGATGTAGTAGCCGAAGACGCGGTTATAACCTATCTTCAGCGACTTGATACCGGTCTTTTCCTGCTCGTCGCGCTCCAGGTTGGCCAGGTATTGCCGGGCGTTACTGGCTACCTCCTTGAGGTCGTCGAGTTCTTCGGAGAACCCCGGCCTGATGACGTTGCCCTCACCGAGTCCACCGGACGGTTCGTCGACGATTGCCTCGCTGATGAGTGCGACCACGTCGTCACGGGGCTTGAGCTCGTTCTTAAGCCAGGTGACGTCCGAGGCGCCGTTGCCGTTGTAGAGGCCGTTGCCTCCGGAGATAGCTTCTTTAATTTCCGGCACTACCTCAAGGCTGCGCCGCAGGGCAATTAGCTCCAGGGGGCTGGCGATGTTGCTGCCGATACGGTTGACCAACCGCTCCATGTCGGCTACGCGGCCCAGCAGGGAAGCTGCCTGATTCCGGGGCAGGGCGTTGGTATGGAACCAGGTAACTGCTTCTTGTCTTTTCACCAGTGCCTCGATATCGAGGAGCGGTTGCCCGAGCCACTTCTTGAGCAGCCGACTGCCCATCGCCGTTTTCGTCAGGTCGATAATTGACAGCAGTGAGCCGGTTGTCGTCCCTGAGGCGCTGCGGAAGAGCTCCAGGTTGGTCTGCGTCTGGACGTCCAGTGCCATGAAGGAATCGGTTGAGTATGTGGAAAGTCGGGTAAGCTGCCCCAGGGCGCCCTTCTGTGTTTCCTGGATATAGCGGACTACGGCTCCCGCAGCCCTGATTGCCAGGGGTAGTCGGGCACAGCCGAAGCCATCGAGGGTGCGCACCCCGAAGTGCTCCAGCAGGGCCTGGCGTGACGTTTCCAGTTCGAACCAGTATTCGTCCACCGGCGTGATGTGGACGTCTGGCTCCAGTCCGGAAAGCTCGGCGCGAGCGTTGGTGATAAGCTCCGATGGGCGAAGTCGTTCCAGTTCCGGGGTAGTCCGTCGTATGGGTAGCTGGGTGGTGGCAAACTCGCTGGTGGTAATATCCACGTAGGCGATACCGGCTTCCTCGTCGTTGAGCACTACACCGACCAGGTAGTTGTTTGTCTTGCTGTCGAGCAGGCCGGGTTCGACTATAGTACCGGGGGTGACCACGCGGACGACTTCCCGCTCGACGATGCCCTTGGTCTCGCCGGGTTTTGTGACCTGCTCGCAGATAGCCACCTTGTGGCCGTGGTTTATCAGCCTGGCGAGGTAGTTGTCCAGGGCGTGATATGGGATACCGGCCATCGGCACACGGTTCCCTTTGCCCATCTCCCGCGAGGTAAGGACAATCTCAAGCTCGTTAGCGACAACGCGGGCGTCCTCGTCGAAGGTCTCGTAGAAATCTCCGAGGCGGAAGAGAACAATAGCCTGCGGGTACTGCTGCTTGATGCTGAGATATTGACGGCGGATAGGGGTCTGGCTTGATTTCTGCATCAACTCATTGTACCGAATTCTCGGCGAAATGGGAATATGCTTTGGCCCTCATCTCAGGACCTGCGTGGCCTGATTACCAGCACCGGCAGGCCGGATTCCTTGAGGACGTGTTCGGCGACGCTGCCGAAGGCGAAACGCTTCAGTCCACTCCTGCCGTGGGTACCGAGGGCTATCAGGCCGATGCCGTTCTCCTCGGCGTAGCTGACAATGCTGCGGCCCGCGCTACCGGGCAGGGTGAGGTAATCC
This genomic window contains:
- a CDS encoding VOC family protein codes for the protein MPDYVYDHIHLYSPDPLKTAQFYEDMFNAERVNARELPNGQVSVELSLSGSRILIMQQSADAKPVSTARGTVSGLEHFGIRTDDIETAVTDLKAKGVEFRDDIWEIRPGIKISFLWAPEDVLIELLEVRA
- the mutS gene encoding DNA mismatch repair protein MutS gives rise to the protein MQKSSQTPIRRQYLSIKQQYPQAIVLFRLGDFYETFDEDARVVANELEIVLTSREMGKGNRVPMAGIPYHALDNYLARLINHGHKVAICEQVTKPGETKGIVEREVVRVVTPGTIVEPGLLDSKTNNYLVGVVLNDEEAGIAYVDITTSEFATTQLPIRRTTPELERLRPSELITNARAELSGLEPDVHITPVDEYWFELETSRQALLEHFGVRTLDGFGCARLPLAIRAAGAVVRYIQETQKGALGQLTRLSTYSTDSFMALDVQTQTNLELFRSASGTTTGSLLSIIDLTKTAMGSRLLKKWLGQPLLDIEALVKRQEAVTWFHTNALPRNQAASLLGRVADMERLVNRIGSNIASPLELIALRRSLEVVPEIKEAISGGNGLYNGNGASDVTWLKNELKPRDDVVALISEAIVDEPSGGLGEGNVIRPGFSEELDDLKEVASNARQYLANLERDEQEKTGIKSLKIGYNRVFGYYIEVSKANLSQVPETYIRKQTLVNGERYFTPELKEYESTILNARERITELESSIFRRVCQQVAAASEAILAVAGAIAHADAFCGLAEVAVRYGYTRPELTTGEEVIIMQGRHPVVERTLSDGAFVPNDTYLSNRDAQLIILTGPNMAGKSTYLRQVALIVLLAQVGSFVPADSATIGVVDRIFTRIGAREDITSGQSTFMMEMVETANILNNATRRSLLILDEIGRGTSTYDGLSIARAVAEYIHNYPRLGAKTLFATHYHEMVELAGFLPRVKNFNVAVTEEKGEVIFLRKIVPGGVDKSYGIHVAKLAGLPRSVVHRAQEVLEDLEGDSRRSAPKRKGRQPQETVQQIPLFGQKSPITEELQTLDIDSLTPLEALTRLYELQKKAREE